The Streptomyces sp. NBC_00224 genome has a window encoding:
- a CDS encoding carbohydrate kinase — translation MIVVAGEALIDLVPERPGDRLGPLSPRLGGGPYNTAVALGRLGAEAAFCSRVSTDGFGEALLDGLRAAGVDTSLVQRGPEPTTLAVAAVGADGAAGYGFYASGTADRLFELPPELPSGVRALALGTCSLVLEPGASAYEALLRRESGRGVFTLLDPNVRPGLVPDADAYRARFRSWLPYVSLLKLSEEDAAWLGGGVQEWLAAGPEAVVLTRGAAGMTVWTRSGEEVSVPGERVEVVDTIGAGDTVNAALLHAVAGRGPLPASAWSAALAYAAHAAALTCAKRGAQPPHAESLRTPTPPVP, via the coding sequence GTGATCGTCGTCGCCGGAGAAGCCCTCATCGACCTCGTCCCCGAGCGCCCCGGCGACCGGCTGGGTCCCCTGTCGCCCCGGCTCGGGGGCGGCCCGTACAACACGGCGGTGGCCCTCGGGCGGCTCGGCGCCGAGGCCGCGTTCTGCTCCCGGGTGTCGACGGACGGCTTCGGCGAGGCCCTGCTCGACGGCCTGCGCGCCGCCGGTGTCGACACCTCCCTGGTCCAGCGCGGCCCCGAGCCGACGACGCTGGCGGTGGCGGCGGTCGGGGCGGACGGGGCCGCCGGATACGGCTTCTACGCCTCCGGCACCGCGGACCGCCTCTTCGAGCTGCCGCCCGAACTCCCCTCCGGTGTACGGGCGCTGGCGCTCGGCACGTGCTCGCTGGTCCTGGAGCCCGGGGCGAGCGCGTACGAGGCGTTGCTTCGGCGGGAGTCGGGGCGGGGCGTGTTCACCCTGCTCGACCCGAACGTCCGCCCCGGCCTGGTCCCGGACGCGGACGCCTACCGGGCCCGCTTCCGCTCCTGGCTGCCGTACGTGTCCCTCCTGAAGCTGTCCGAGGAGGACGCGGCGTGGCTGGGCGGCGGGGTTCAGGAGTGGCTGGCGGCGGGGCCGGAGGCGGTGGTACTGACGCGGGGCGCGGCGGGGATGACCGTGTGGACCCGGTCCGGCGAGGAGGTCTCCGTCCCGGGCGAGCGGGTCGAGGTGGTCGACACGATCGGGGCGGGCGACACGGTGAACGCGGCGCTGCTGCATGCGGTGGCGGGGCGGGGTCCGCTGCCCGCGTCCGCGTGGTCCGCCGCGCTCGCGTACGCGGCCCACGCGGCGGCCCTGACCTGCGCGAAGCGGGGCGCACAGCCGCCACACGCCGAGTCCCTGAGAACCCCCACCCCGCCCGTTCCCTAA